tttaacaaaataaaagagtTTTAGGACATGAAGTAATAGTGCGTAAtagtgcaaataaaaaaattggaTAGTGATGAAGACAGATCAACACTGATAAATATTATAACTActgaaacatttaaaacattaaaaactaaaacatCAAACTGATGTCTGCGTAGAAATATAGCGTGGAAAGACGTAGAGCATGACGCGAACGCTTGTGGCCGTCAGCTGTTCCTGGCCGCCCTGCGTCTGTGGCTCTATATTTAGCCCCCGCCCCCATATGGCGTCAGGTGTGTCTGAATACGTCTCACCGTGGGAGCGAGGGTTGCACTGGCTGGTCGCCCTCACGGTGGGGGAAGCAGGGTGGAACCTGCTGGCTGAGCTTGGCCAATCGTATTTTTTATTATAGCATTTAGAGAAGCTTACACCGAAATAACGACTCAATGTGAGAAATATCGCTTTGCTTATATTATTGTGACGTTGGAAGCCCTGATTTTTGGTCGTTTACCTTCATCACTCGAGAGAAAAGGACAGGAAGGTTTGTATAATCTGATCCCTGGGGGCCCCCACCTCTCTAACAGAGCACATACAGAAGGTCATGCCATTTAGACTGTTTATATGTGTAGGCATACTGCATAGTTATGACACTGTTGGCGTGTCCAGCACAGTGAGGCACTGTGCACATATATAATGCAGGAAGGCACTGTACACTCCATACTGCcctacaaaggcaaaacacagtaACTGTGGTGACAGTGAAACTGAGAAAAAGGACTTCATGGTTTATTGGCTGTCCACCCGACTGTGTTGTAGGTAGCTAAGTGACAGTGCTTTCTTCAAAACTTAACGTTGAGATAATTTCACGGCGGGACACTCACAGGGAAGAGCACGATGGGCACGGTGAGGGTAACAGCCGTCAGCACGGCTAGCCGCACCAGGAGCAGAAGGGTGTCAAAGTGGTACACTTTGGTGAACGTGTGCAGAAGCTCAGCCTCCACGTTATCTGTGGGAAGAGGACGGGACGGGAGAAGGGTGTCAGAGCTGGCATGCGATGCCGGCACACGTGCATGGTAATGCGACGCCGGGCATCTGGATGGCCCCCGGCACGTGGCGCGTACCGTAGAAGGTGAGGTAGCCAAAGAGCGCAGACAGCATGTACATTATGAGCATGGCGAAGATAGAAAGGTTGGACACGCTCTGCATCTTCCGTCGGGTGCGACTGCAAATTCACAGGAATGCATGATGAGATGCGGGCCACTTGTGTAGTGACGCTATTGCGGGGCAATGCCCACATAGTGACTGTGCCCCCTCCTGGGAACGAACGGAAGTAAAGTGCGATAGCTCACTCTTTCAGCTCGCTGTAGATTGGCAGGACCTCCGGGTGGCACACGAAGGCGAAGGCCAGGATGGGAACCGTGTAGGCGGTCTGTGTCGGGAGCAGACAAAGCCGGTGTCAGAAAAGACgcgagacggggggggggggggtcggggcaGCCTCACGCACCCCCGGACATGCATGTACACATGCGTACCTGCGAGTTGAACACAAAATACTTGGGCCGGCACATGTCCTCGTCCAGGTGGTGGCCATCGTCCTGGAACTGCGCCCCTGTGGGGTGGGGCAGGTCATGCAAGGACTCGCTAGCAAGTGAGGGGTATGACTCTGACCCATTGAGGCTGTGATTGACAGCGTCGTAATGGAGGAAGGGCAGGGGACAGGGGAGCACAGTCTTCTTATAGATGATCTGTGGAAAGGAAAGATGGTCAGCCCTCCCCATAACCTGTCAAACACAAAAATTATGAGAACTGTATGCAGGGGTACCTCAAAGCACCCTCCTTGGTCCAGTCAGGAACATGGCAGTATCACATTAAAATCCTGACCGTGATCCCATTCCTCTATAACAAAACTCGGCTTGCTCCTAGCAGAATAATGGTGAAACCCAGCGTCTGCTGTATTTAGAGGTAATTAGAAAGTCGATATTGCTGAAGACAGGACACATCAAGGAACAGCATTCCTGCCCCAGGTCAACTTGAACTGTGGCTTGTCAAGACATGGGGTGCAAAGTTGCCGGAAATGGGTCTACACCCTCAGCAAGTGATTGCGTTCCAACATAATTAAAGCCCCTAGGTGAATTCacagaatcacacacacacacagtgcagctAAACTAGGCACACTATCCAACATTTCAGCAATAATTGCATGTTGCACTGATAGAAGCTAGTCCAAGATTTCCTTATAATAATCTGATTAAACTTAAAACTCAATGTCCTACCAATGTTTTTTACCCGGTTCATAGACCTAATGTGATCTAATATATTAAGTATTTCTGTCTGGTGGATGTGAATCAGCAACGATTTGAGCCCATCACCATAGTGAGTAGAAAGCAAGCGTCGCACTTCTGTGATGTAATCAGAGTGAGACGGCAGACCAAATACCCACTGGTGCAGATGGGAAGCCAAACAGACACATGTGCCATCCCTATACTGCGCTACAGCACCGGACTGAGAGCAAATAGAACGGCACTCAAATCGAGACACACTCCAAACCAAATCAACACTTACCACTCCCAAGAAGAAGACCATACAGGACAGGGAAAGGCCGCTGGTGTATCCAAGGTACCCTGTGCACAGGAAACAGCAGAGGGTATGAGACTAAGGCCAACATGGCCGACACAGGCAGTGGGTGGGCTGCTGGCAGTGAAACGCGGGCGGCTTACCAAGGTTTTTGAGGAGTGCAAGGGGCAGGATGACGACCAGAGACACAATCACCACCAAGTAGTTGCCGTTCAGATACCATTCACTGAGCAACAGAGGTGGGACAGCAGATAGGGTCTTGATCAGAAACAAATTCTGGTAAGACTTTACTTGAGAGCatgttttagtcatttataaacacattcagaacaaataataatgcattcataaagcataataaacatggctataatgtgttatgtctttttataaatatttatagtcatattcataatgcttcatgaatgcattataatgtattatgaatgtgtttataaattacgaAAAACACGGCCTTAAGTAAATTGTAACCTAAATTCCCtgattaatttatttcattatgaCATCATCTTTATTTGAACAGTATAATAGATAATGCTGAAGCATGTGAGATTCCATATGGTAGAGTATCAGCTGATACGTGGACTTGTGTGGCACTGACCCTATTGCGGAATGTGTGTCACACAGCTCTGCTTTTGGATTGGATCAGTCGTGCAAGAATGAATGGACTGTGAGTAATGCATCTGATGTCTTACCCAGTGGTCTCCTCCATACCCATGAAGGTCCGGATGACTTCCGGCAGTTCATACTTCACGATGAACAGGTAGCTGGACATGGCTGCAGGAAAACAGACAGAACGCTACTGAATACAGACAAAGACAAAATAACGACTCTTCCATTAACAGGTCACTGCACAAAGGCATTTGTGATTACAGAATTTTAGAATTTCTTTATCATCATTGTACGATGAAACAATCACGTTGTTTATAACCCAGAGGGGACTCCAACCCACAATCCCCACCTCTGAAGGCTAATGCCTTATCCAGTCGGAGCTTGGTACTGGGGGGTTAGATGATTGAATGAATAGATGAATGAATGAGagaatgaatgaaaataaaacgaTAAAGCCAGATTGACATAAATGTTGGCAAAAATAACCAGTAATCAGTAAATAATCACCAATGGGTGgtataaatattacagcatcaataTGGAGTAACCAGGGACTCCGGTTCAGACATCAGCTGTTGAGCCTCACCTCCGATGTTCTGCAGTGTTATGGAGCCAAACGTTGCTATCTTCCCCGGCCAACCGAAAGCCCTCTCCCCCAGCTTCTCATAGATGAGGGAACCT
The nucleotide sequence above comes from Paramormyrops kingsleyae isolate MSU_618 chromosome 3, PKINGS_0.4, whole genome shotgun sequence. Encoded proteins:
- the LOC111843129 gene encoding sodium-coupled neutral amino acid transporter 4-like; the encoded protein is MERMELKKVRTDMDDDSADSLTDPYTEPSSSEKTAISSPFGDEEYPENQKFLSNGITKTRKYEEFHEDEPGHISFGMSVFNLSNAIMGSGILGLSYAMANTGIVLFLVLLLAVAVLSLYSVHLLLVTAKEGGSLIYEKLGERAFGWPGKIATFGSITLQNIGAMSSYLFIVKYELPEVIRTFMGMEETTGEWYLNGNYLVVIVSLVVILPLALLKNLGYLGYTSGLSLSCMVFFLGVIIYKKTVLPCPLPFLHYDAVNHSLNGSESYPSLASESLHDLPHPTGAQFQDDGHHLDEDMCRPKYFVFNSQTAYTVPILAFAFVCHPEVLPIYSELKDRTRRKMQSVSNLSIFAMLIMYMLSALFGYLTFYDNVEAELLHTFTKVYHFDTLLLLVRLAVLTAVTLTVPIVLFPIRSSVIMLLFNGREFSWVRHVLIAVAILAFNNLLVIFVPTIRDIFGFIGSSAATMLIFILPAAFYLRLVKSIPLNSPQKISATIFLVMGIVFMVGSLSLIVLDWVHNPSGSNGH